One window from the genome of Spiractinospora alimapuensis encodes:
- a CDS encoding IclR family transcriptional regulator produces the protein MCGAVNQSPRSVTGRALSVLGTFDVGHVALTLSEISRRSGLPLATTHRLVAELVTWGALVRTDGVYQIGHRIWSLGLLAPVHRGLNEVARPYMQDVLQVTKNVVNLFTLDGGSALLLERLGGTDVGQAVLRVGERMSAHACAGGKVLLAYAEDEEIVSRALDQPRRYTPQTEVEPARLRRELATVRRRGYATTSGEAAVGTSGVAIPVTGADRRVVAALGVVVMGHAVNPGAIVPVLQVAARGITRQLRHSVDVPRDLPGGGISPTVG, from the coding sequence ATGTGCGGCGCAGTCAACCAGTCCCCCCGATCCGTCACCGGTCGGGCCCTCAGCGTGCTCGGCACGTTCGACGTCGGCCACGTCGCCCTCACCCTCAGCGAGATCTCCAGACGCTCGGGGCTGCCCCTGGCCACCACCCACCGCCTCGTGGCCGAGCTGGTGACGTGGGGAGCGCTCGTCCGCACGGATGGGGTCTACCAGATCGGTCACCGCATCTGGAGTCTCGGACTCCTCGCTCCCGTCCATCGTGGACTCAACGAGGTCGCCCGGCCCTACATGCAGGATGTTCTGCAGGTCACGAAGAACGTCGTCAACCTCTTCACCCTGGACGGTGGCTCGGCCCTTCTCCTGGAGCGTCTGGGCGGGACGGACGTCGGTCAGGCGGTGTTGCGGGTCGGCGAGCGGATGAGCGCGCACGCCTGCGCGGGCGGCAAGGTCCTGCTGGCCTACGCCGAAGACGAGGAGATCGTCTCCCGGGCCCTGGACCAGCCACGTCGATACACGCCGCAGACGGAGGTGGAACCCGCGCGGCTACGCCGTGAACTGGCCACAGTGCGCCGACGCGGCTACGCGACCACCTCCGGCGAGGCCGCGGTGGGGACATCGGGGGTGGCGATCCCCGTCACGGGGGCGGACCGGCGTGTGGTCGCCGCCTTGGGGGTGGTCGTCATGGGTCACGCGGTGAACCCCGGGGCCATCGTCCCTGTCCTGCAGGTCGCGGCCCGGGGAATCACCAGGCAGTTGCGGCATTCGGTGGACGTCCCCCGGGATCTCCCGGGCGGGGGGATCAGTCCGACGGTGGGCTGA
- a CDS encoding outer membrane protein assembly factor BamB family protein, with the protein MGVLALSGCGVVGGEGELDIYALEPNEISPDELVTCEGEECEEPGALRWSLPLDGEYVVPFEYDEYTAMLPIETLEFTSGPIMTHRDGVVFLGERDILMAVDANTGERLWRESMESEHLRSIERLHVTDAGVLVSGNRPQGEGRGMVLIDVESGTGLNTFDDEWRSAWVQRVDGNRVLLSAGADLYMMGDAESGEILWSAEVDEDERIISGPLDGVLYAADNPGRSGTTILSSLSRIDGETGQGLGRVDLSDEARAPRPARSFTGTQEVILSRLECDVEKCEPGGMSVVDGETGELLWDSRPFAFDVAEEDGRWLVNLREGDDVRMVDARTGEAVREDTPDAMENVGRLRTELEYPDGYGDPRRQVALRFPGQDATAWDGDVIGPELLSPGIDSENGPIAMVYGCAPDGLEPEPSDTSRPGSLCVKPRLFAIGS; encoded by the coding sequence GTGGGTGTTCTCGCGTTGTCGGGGTGTGGGGTTGTCGGGGGTGAGGGGGAGTTGGATATCTATGCGTTGGAGCCCAACGAGATCAGCCCGGACGAGCTCGTGACGTGTGAGGGCGAAGAGTGCGAGGAACCGGGAGCGCTGCGCTGGTCCCTCCCGTTGGACGGCGAGTACGTGGTGCCGTTCGAGTACGACGAATACACCGCGATGCTGCCGATCGAGACCTTGGAATTCACATCGGGGCCGATAATGACGCACAGAGATGGTGTTGTGTTCTTGGGGGAACGGGACATCTTGATGGCGGTGGACGCTAACACCGGAGAACGACTCTGGCGGGAGAGTATGGAGTCGGAGCATCTTCGGAGCATCGAGCGGCTTCACGTGACTGACGCCGGGGTGCTCGTGAGTGGGAACCGGCCTCAGGGGGAGGGGAGAGGCATGGTGCTAATCGACGTCGAAAGCGGCACCGGCCTGAACACCTTCGATGACGAATGGCGGAGCGCCTGGGTCCAGCGCGTCGACGGGAACCGCGTTTTGCTGAGCGCCGGCGCTGATCTCTACATGATGGGGGACGCGGAGTCCGGAGAGATCCTCTGGAGTGCGGAAGTCGATGAAGACGAGAGGATCATCAGCGGACCTCTCGACGGGGTTCTGTATGCGGCGGACAATCCCGGCAGATCGGGCACCACTATTCTTTCGTCCCTATCCCGGATCGACGGCGAGACCGGACAGGGGTTGGGGAGAGTCGACCTCTCAGATGAGGCAAGAGCCCCTCGTCCAGCGCGGTCGTTTACGGGTACGCAGGAGGTCATCCTCTCCCGACTGGAGTGCGACGTGGAGAAGTGTGAACCGGGCGGAATGTCGGTGGTGGACGGCGAGACCGGTGAGCTCTTGTGGGATTCCAGGCCATTCGCCTTCGACGTGGCAGAGGAAGATGGCCGTTGGCTGGTGAATCTCCGAGAAGGTGACGACGTCCGCATGGTGGATGCCCGAACGGGGGAGGCGGTGCGCGAGGACACCCCGGATGCAATGGAGAACGTAGGTAGGTTGCGAACGGAACTCGAATATCCCGATGGGTATGGTGATCCACGTCGTCAGGTGGCGCTTCGGTTTCCCGGACAGGACGCGACGGCGTGGGACGGGGACGTCATCGGTCCCGAACTCCTAAGCCCCGGGATCGACAGTGAGAACGGACCGATCGCCATGGTGTACGGGTGCGCACCGGACGGCTTGGAACCCGAACCGTCGGACACATCGCGGCCGGGCAGTCTCTGTGTGAAACCACGCCTGTTCGCGATTGGTAGCTGA
- a CDS encoding TetR/AcrR family transcriptional regulator, producing the protein MTKPSHRPDDAPHSPSRSDRKRAAILSAAEAIFLVSGYLATNMDEVASRSGVSKQTIYKHFGNKEALFVEIVTRRTREAGDHVHFELPEPELAEDVVPYLSSYAYRQLSVVLTPELMSLRRLVVGEVSRFPDLARVLYEHGPQRAVDALAESFTRIAARGLLRVDNPTTAATHFNWLVMGEPVNRAMLLGDSAIPTDTELRAQAHDAVRVFMAAYGPRTIE; encoded by the coding sequence ATGACGAAACCATCGCATCGGCCCGACGACGCGCCCCACTCCCCCAGCAGGTCAGACCGAAAACGTGCGGCGATCCTCAGCGCGGCGGAGGCGATCTTCCTTGTCAGCGGGTACCTCGCCACCAACATGGACGAGGTCGCGTCCCGCTCGGGTGTGTCCAAGCAGACCATCTACAAGCACTTCGGCAACAAAGAAGCCCTGTTCGTCGAGATCGTGACCCGCAGAACGCGGGAAGCCGGCGACCACGTGCACTTCGAACTGCCCGAACCGGAGCTCGCCGAGGACGTCGTCCCCTACCTCTCCTCCTACGCCTACCGTCAGCTCAGCGTCGTCCTCACGCCTGAGCTGATGAGCCTGCGCCGACTGGTGGTCGGCGAGGTCAGCCGCTTCCCCGACCTGGCACGTGTCCTCTACGAGCACGGCCCCCAGCGCGCGGTCGACGCCCTCGCCGAGTCCTTCACCCGAATCGCCGCCCGCGGCCTCCTGCGCGTCGACAACCCCACGACCGCGGCCACCCACTTCAACTGGCTGGTCATGGGAGAACCCGTCAACCGCGCCATGCTCCTCGGCGACTCCGCCATCCCCACCGACACCGAACTCCGCGCCCAAGCCCACGACGCCGTCCGCGTCTTCATGGCCGCCTACGGACCTCGCACGATCGAGTGA
- a CDS encoding VOC family protein, translating into MHLQFAELPVFDQDRAKAFYADNLGCQVVADVPMGDDGWRWIELGFPGARTTLHFHVRPDEEPSAGPVLVLMDDDVPARVEELRGRGVEIVTEPHETPFSQGGLAAEFRDSEGNRIMLSAL; encoded by the coding sequence ATGCATCTTCAGTTCGCCGAGCTTCCGGTGTTCGACCAGGACCGCGCCAAGGCCTTCTACGCGGACAACCTCGGCTGTCAGGTCGTCGCCGACGTGCCCATGGGGGATGACGGCTGGCGGTGGATCGAGCTGGGGTTCCCCGGGGCGAGGACCACGCTGCACTTCCACGTGCGCCCGGACGAGGAACCGTCCGCCGGACCGGTGCTGGTGCTCATGGACGACGACGTGCCGGCGCGTGTGGAGGAGCTTCGTGGTCGGGGTGTGGAGATCGTGACGGAACCGCACGAGACTCCCTTCTCCCAGGGCGGGCTCGCGGCCGAGTTCCGCGACAGCGAGGGAAACCGCATCATGCTCAGCGCCCTCTAG
- a CDS encoding alpha/beta fold hydrolase: MAIDSSGADRSTTIEVPGAHLYYEARGAGPLLLLIPGGPQDAGVFTDLAGELAHSYTVVSYDPRGNSRSPLTGEWTDQDVDLHADDAARLITAVGMGPAHVLGTSGGGQIGLSLAARHPESVRSLLAHEPACALMLDDPSEALAADHAVYDTYLRHGVDAAMAKFFRDNALDDPDSGETATATATEGEEEGEQEPDALSAEDVATFERIAGNFEYFLAHGLLPLSTYQPDVARLRNGPVPVVVGLGEDSQGQLIDEIGRALAAALDVTPVIFPGDHVGYGPHAAEFARVVERVLAESTHPA, from the coding sequence ATGGCCATCGACAGCTCCGGCGCGGACCGCTCCACCACGATCGAGGTGCCCGGCGCCCACCTGTACTACGAGGCGCGGGGCGCCGGCCCACTCCTGTTGCTGATCCCCGGAGGCCCCCAGGACGCGGGAGTCTTCACCGACCTCGCCGGGGAGCTGGCACACTCCTACACCGTCGTCTCCTACGACCCGCGAGGGAACTCGCGCAGCCCGCTCACGGGGGAGTGGACGGACCAGGACGTGGACCTCCACGCCGATGACGCCGCGCGTCTGATCACCGCGGTGGGGATGGGACCGGCCCACGTCCTCGGAACCAGCGGCGGGGGCCAGATCGGGCTCAGTCTCGCCGCGCGCCACCCGGAGTCGGTGCGCTCCCTCCTGGCGCACGAGCCGGCCTGCGCGCTGATGCTCGATGACCCTTCCGAGGCGCTCGCCGCGGACCACGCGGTGTACGACACCTACCTCCGCCACGGGGTGGACGCGGCGATGGCGAAGTTCTTCCGCGACAATGCGCTGGACGACCCGGATTCCGGCGAGACGGCGACGGCGACGGCGACGGAGGGGGAGGAGGAGGGGGAGCAGGAACCGGACGCGCTCTCCGCGGAGGACGTCGCCACCTTCGAGCGGATCGCCGGGAACTTCGAGTACTTCCTCGCCCACGGCCTCCTACCTCTCTCGACCTACCAGCCCGACGTCGCTCGGCTCAGGAACGGACCGGTCCCGGTCGTCGTGGGGTTGGGGGAGGACTCCCAGGGGCAGCTCATCGACGAGATCGGTCGCGCGCTCGCCGCCGCGCTCGACGTCACTCCCGTGATCTTCCCCGGCGACCACGTCGGATACGGGCCGCACGCCGCGGAGTTCGCACGGGTCGTGGAGCGAGTCCTCGCGGAAAGCACGCATCCGGCATAA
- a CDS encoding class I SAM-dependent methyltransferase, whose protein sequence is MSSMRTTTSLRRLVSATLRRIDDRSPATRRGPRRKRRGPDDEDLGTEIAELREQLDALRAQMHYMELLFGPTGGRGDRRPSRKAIATLEGQISAVTGTEDPHIAVVQAYGSLVEAEMRGVGRIAGGSMNVLGKLVTTPMLEPPNGEVLEIGSLYGLFSCCFARELVRYGVDYHLTLVDPLASVQIQPGRRNGVDRSGSPVSEEVLRANLSLAGVPAERARLHKGYSTDPEVRSAVGDREYGVVIIDGDHSAEGVREDLHWVMDLVTEGTVVVLDDYGDKKWPGVQEATDEFLRTSDRFDFLGAVATSAFLRARA, encoded by the coding sequence ATGTCATCAATGAGAACCACCACGTCACTCCGCCGCCTCGTCTCCGCCACGCTGCGTCGTATTGACGACAGGTCGCCCGCCACACGGCGAGGCCCGCGCCGGAAGCGACGCGGACCGGACGACGAGGACCTGGGTACGGAGATCGCGGAGCTCCGCGAGCAACTCGACGCGCTGCGCGCCCAGATGCACTACATGGAGCTCCTGTTCGGCCCGACCGGAGGGCGAGGGGACCGTCGTCCCTCGCGCAAGGCCATCGCCACGCTGGAAGGCCAGATCTCGGCGGTCACGGGTACGGAGGACCCACACATCGCGGTCGTCCAGGCGTACGGCTCGCTGGTCGAGGCAGAGATGCGGGGCGTCGGCCGGATCGCCGGCGGATCGATGAACGTGCTCGGCAAGCTGGTCACCACGCCGATGCTCGAACCACCGAACGGGGAGGTGCTGGAGATCGGGTCGCTGTACGGCCTGTTCTCCTGCTGCTTCGCCCGCGAACTGGTGCGCTACGGAGTCGACTACCACCTGACCCTGGTCGACCCCCTGGCCAGTGTGCAGATCCAGCCAGGTCGCAGGAACGGCGTCGACCGGTCGGGATCGCCGGTCTCCGAGGAGGTCCTGCGCGCGAACCTGTCCCTGGCTGGAGTGCCGGCGGAACGGGCCCGATTGCACAAGGGATACTCCACCGACCCGGAGGTCCGCTCCGCCGTGGGCGACCGGGAGTACGGGGTGGTGATCATCGACGGCGACCACAGCGCCGAGGGGGTGCGGGAGGACCTGCACTGGGTGATGGACCTGGTCACCGAAGGCACCGTCGTCGTTCTCGACGACTACGGCGACAAGAAGTGGCCCGGAGTCCAGGAAGCCACCGACGAGTTCCTGCGGACCTCCGACCGGTTCGACTTCCTGGGAGCCGTCGCCACCAGCGCCTTCCTACGCGCCCGAGCGTGA
- the manA gene encoding mannose-6-phosphate isomerase, class I: MWRLNNPVRRYAWGSTTAIPKWLGVEPDGHPQAELWMGAHTSAPSEILTETEDTTLEAAIAADPKQLLGEDVILRFGERLPFLLKLLAVREPLSLQVHPCADRAQAGYTAENTTDVPIGASHRNYPDPFAKPELVVALEPFDALCGFRSPHAAAAEVRGLVSPLARELHTDLTQRDTASALRAAMRRLLTLDESRRETDVVDLVAELGERMDNASDGPAQSNILVTLELAERYPGDPGAIAALLLNHVTLTPGEAMFLPAGNVHAYLRGTAVEIMGCSDNVLRGGLTPKHIDAEEFLAVVDFSCLDSTVTRPEAHGPRHDYTPGVPEFALSVIDVDWETNADAETHDAVLRGPAIVFSLSGETRLTSVAPTDQVPQPAGASTLALTRGESAFVPASRGPVALKGRGKVAVATVGPA, translated from the coding sequence ATGTGGCGGCTGAACAATCCGGTGCGGCGGTACGCCTGGGGTTCGACCACGGCGATCCCCAAATGGTTGGGCGTTGAGCCCGACGGGCATCCTCAGGCGGAGCTGTGGATGGGCGCCCACACGTCCGCCCCGAGCGAGATTCTGACCGAGACCGAGGACACCACCCTCGAGGCCGCCATCGCCGCGGACCCCAAGCAGTTGCTGGGGGAGGACGTCATCCTCCGGTTCGGTGAACGTCTGCCCTTCCTGCTCAAACTGCTGGCGGTGCGGGAGCCGCTGTCCTTGCAGGTCCACCCGTGCGCGGACCGGGCCCAGGCCGGATACACCGCCGAGAACACCACTGACGTTCCCATCGGCGCGTCCCACCGCAACTACCCCGACCCCTTCGCCAAACCCGAGCTGGTCGTCGCACTCGAGCCGTTCGACGCGCTGTGCGGCTTCCGTTCGCCCCACGCCGCCGCGGCCGAGGTGCGCGGACTCGTCTCACCGTTGGCCCGGGAACTCCACACGGACCTGACCCAGCGCGACACCGCAAGCGCCCTGCGCGCCGCCATGCGTCGGCTCCTCACCCTGGACGAGTCCCGGCGCGAGACCGACGTCGTGGATCTCGTCGCCGAACTCGGTGAGCGGATGGACAACGCGTCCGACGGTCCCGCCCAGAGCAACATCCTCGTCACGCTGGAGCTCGCCGAACGTTACCCCGGCGACCCCGGTGCCATCGCCGCACTGCTCCTCAACCACGTCACGCTGACCCCCGGCGAGGCCATGTTCCTTCCCGCCGGGAACGTGCACGCCTACCTGCGGGGTACCGCGGTGGAGATCATGGGCTGCTCGGACAACGTGCTGCGCGGTGGACTCACCCCGAAGCACATCGACGCCGAGGAGTTCCTCGCCGTCGTCGACTTCAGCTGCCTGGACTCCACGGTCACTCGGCCCGAGGCCCACGGTCCCCGACACGACTACACGCCGGGCGTCCCGGAGTTCGCCCTGTCCGTGATCGACGTCGACTGGGAGACCAACGCCGACGCCGAGACACACGACGCCGTGCTGCGGGGCCCGGCCATCGTCTTCAGCCTCTCCGGCGAAACCCGCCTCACCAGCGTCGCCCCCACCGACCAGGTCCCCCAGCCCGCCGGCGCGTCCACCCTGGCTCTCACACGTGGCGAGTCCGCGTTCGTCCCGGCGTCCCGCGGCCCCGTGGCGCTGAAGGGGCGGGGGAAGGTCGCGGTCGCCACCGTCGGCCCGGCATGA
- a CDS encoding DUF6716 putative glycosyltransferase, whose protein sequence is MTDRGDVHVLAIADSDSYLKWSAGLLEGLPAGWSAELVVVRTPIAPSATQMRGAVAGARVQDGLPRLLSVRELRRVLRRSRPDVVLLACTGPVVDVLAADIRAVSRPRPVLMTGLPGISVPATEKAWTYRGPVDLFVVHSSRELADFRDIGAQVGVTGSVALATLPFLPTPATCTQPNQRDTDPATEESTARRRVVFATQAKVPVERSEREEVLRALADLAVQRPDLDVVVKLRARAHEQQTHRERHHYETLWDDLAAAGDVPADAVRFVDGSMREHLANAAGFVTVSSTAALEAIAQDIPVIVLSDFGVNAEMINVVFEDSGALGTLEDLRDAAFRTPDPQWSAANYFHPHTENDWADSLRKLVAHARSGPLPDRPAPLDAPTHRPARRRARLRLTVPPTALRTIGRLRRRVRKLRG, encoded by the coding sequence GTGACCGATCGAGGTGACGTCCACGTCCTGGCGATCGCCGACTCCGACTCCTACCTCAAGTGGTCCGCGGGGCTGCTGGAGGGGCTCCCCGCCGGGTGGAGCGCCGAACTGGTGGTGGTGCGTACTCCCATCGCTCCGTCGGCGACCCAGATGCGGGGAGCGGTGGCCGGAGCGAGAGTCCAGGACGGCCTGCCGCGGCTGTTGTCGGTGCGGGAACTGCGCCGAGTTCTGCGTCGGAGCAGGCCCGACGTCGTTCTGCTGGCGTGCACCGGACCGGTGGTGGACGTGCTCGCCGCCGACATCCGTGCCGTGTCGCGGCCGCGCCCCGTCCTGATGACCGGCCTGCCGGGCATCTCGGTCCCCGCGACCGAGAAGGCATGGACCTACCGGGGCCCGGTCGACCTCTTCGTCGTGCACAGCTCCCGGGAACTCGCTGACTTCCGCGACATCGGAGCGCAGGTGGGCGTGACCGGGTCCGTGGCACTCGCGACCCTGCCGTTCCTGCCCACCCCGGCCACTTGCACCCAGCCCAACCAGCGGGACACCGACCCCGCCACGGAGGAGTCCACGGCCCGGCGCCGCGTAGTGTTCGCGACCCAGGCGAAAGTGCCCGTGGAGCGATCCGAGCGTGAGGAGGTGCTGCGCGCGCTGGCCGATCTCGCCGTCCAGCGGCCCGACCTCGACGTCGTCGTCAAACTCCGGGCACGTGCGCACGAACAACAGACCCACCGCGAACGTCATCACTACGAAACCCTCTGGGATGACCTGGCCGCCGCCGGGGACGTGCCCGCGGACGCGGTGCGGTTCGTCGACGGATCCATGCGGGAACACCTCGCGAACGCCGCCGGGTTCGTCACCGTCAGCTCCACGGCGGCACTGGAGGCGATCGCTCAGGACATCCCTGTCATCGTTCTGTCGGACTTCGGCGTGAACGCGGAGATGATCAACGTCGTGTTCGAGGACAGCGGAGCGCTCGGAACACTGGAGGACTTGCGCGACGCCGCGTTCCGAACCCCGGACCCCCAGTGGAGCGCCGCGAACTACTTCCATCCCCACACCGAGAACGACTGGGCGGACTCCCTGCGCAAACTGGTCGCCCACGCCCGCTCCGGCCCCCTCCCGGACCGTCCCGCCCCGCTGGACGCCCCCACCCACCGGCCCGCCCGCCGCCGCGCCCGCCTACGGTTGACCGTCCCCCCAACTGCCCTACGCACCATCGGCCGCCTCCGCAGACGCGTCCGGAAGCTGCGGGGCTGA
- a CDS encoding DUF397 domain-containing protein, with amino-acid sequence MTERSVLESSTLPFRKSTYSQINNNNCVEVADLPTGAAVRDSQHPENGHLAFGAGEWTAFLRSARTGEL; translated from the coding sequence ATGACCGAACGTTCGGTTCTCGAGTCCTCGACCCTTCCCTTCCGTAAATCGACCTACAGCCAGATCAATAACAACAACTGCGTGGAGGTCGCCGATCTCCCCACGGGGGCCGCGGTGCGCGACTCCCAGCACCCCGAAAACGGTCACCTAGCATTCGGCGCCGGCGAGTGGACCGCGTTCCTGCGCTCGGCCCGCACCGGGGAACTGTAG
- a CDS encoding DUF397 domain-containing protein produces MPTSLRHTWHKSSYSANSANCVEVADLPTGAAVRDSQHPENGHLAFGAGEWTAFLRSARTGEL; encoded by the coding sequence ATGCCCACTAGCCTCCGCCACACGTGGCACAAGAGCAGCTACAGCGCCAACTCGGCTAACTGCGTGGAGGTCGCCGACCTCCCGACAGGGGCCGCGGTGCGCGACTCCCAGCACCCCGAAAACGGTCACCTAGCATTCGGCGCCGGCGAGTGGACCGCGTTCCTGCGCTCGGCCCGCACCGGCGAGCTTTAG
- a CDS encoding DUF397 domain-containing protein: MNKWHTSSYSQNHGGNCVEVAEGTHDVLVRDTMNRDAGHLTFTTREWSAFLHATREGEL, encoded by the coding sequence ATGAACAAGTGGCACACATCCAGCTACAGCCAGAATCACGGCGGCAACTGCGTCGAGGTCGCCGAGGGCACGCATGATGTTCTGGTTCGCGACACCATGAATCGCGACGCGGGCCACCTGACCTTCACCACACGTGAGTGGTCAGCCTTCCTCCACGCCACCCGCGAAGGCGAACTCTAG
- a CDS encoding helix-turn-helix domain-containing protein, with protein sequence MSETPDPVWARFGAEIRKLREVAGRTQTDIGRSALMAKATMSAIERGTRTPKQHQAEALDAALSTDGTLTRLWKRTMDQYKVPEWFQDIVLLEQRSRVIREYEPSVIPGLLQTPDYARTMIKARHATKTDESIDELVEARSHRLSVVREQRALLLFVVKATVFDQIVGNPEVMEAQRKAICNLVDEGAAQVQILPHTPTTAGLCSQFRICTLDTAQSVIYCENAVEGEKYDAPEQVDAMMTLFGQLQAEAMPPSATIDFLKAIR encoded by the coding sequence ATGAGCGAGACACCAGACCCTGTGTGGGCTCGTTTCGGAGCCGAGATCCGAAAACTCCGTGAAGTCGCTGGCCGAACACAGACAGACATAGGTCGTAGCGCACTGATGGCGAAGGCCACGATGAGCGCCATCGAAAGGGGGACAAGAACCCCAAAACAGCATCAAGCGGAAGCCCTTGATGCTGCCCTGTCTACAGATGGCACCTTGACTCGACTCTGGAAACGCACCATGGATCAGTACAAGGTTCCGGAGTGGTTCCAAGACATCGTCCTACTAGAACAACGTTCCCGGGTCATCCGCGAGTATGAACCATCCGTGATTCCGGGGCTCCTACAGACTCCCGACTATGCCCGCACCATGATCAAGGCGCGTCATGCCACCAAGACTGATGAGTCAATCGATGAATTAGTGGAGGCACGCTCGCACCGTCTCTCGGTAGTCCGAGAACAACGAGCACTGTTGCTGTTCGTCGTCAAGGCAACAGTTTTTGATCAGATCGTTGGCAACCCGGAGGTGATGGAGGCCCAACGCAAGGCGATATGTAACCTCGTTGATGAGGGAGCGGCACAGGTTCAGATCCTGCCACACACCCCGACGACAGCCGGGCTGTGCTCCCAGTTCCGGATCTGTACGCTCGATACGGCACAGTCGGTCATCTACTGCGAAAACGCTGTTGAGGGGGAGAAATACGATGCCCCCGAACAGGTGGACGCAATGATGACGCTCTTCGGTCAGCTCCAAGCCGAAGCGATGCCGCCCAGTGCAACCATCGACTTCCTCAAAGCCATAAGGTGA
- a CDS encoding BldC family transcriptional regulator: MTTEPENLMTPAEVAARFRVDPKTVTRWANQGRLTSIRTLGGHRRYRETEINALLTATPPHGR; this comes from the coding sequence ATGACGACCGAACCTGAGAACCTCATGACCCCCGCCGAAGTCGCCGCCCGATTCCGCGTCGACCCCAAGACCGTCACCCGCTGGGCGAACCAGGGCAGACTCACCTCCATTCGCACCCTCGGCGGACATCGGCGTTACCGCGAGACCGAGATCAACGCCCTTCTCACCGCGACACCCCCACACGGCCGCTGA